Proteins encoded together in one Buteo buteo chromosome 26, bButBut1.hap1.1, whole genome shotgun sequence window:
- the GSG1 gene encoding germ cell-specific gene 1 protein isoform X1, translated as MSPAEMELLKGFPWSRAFLAVILNLLALSLSTTALLGSYWCTGTQKVPKPLCGKSKATKCIGVPMLPDAGASNVSSQDVVHYSWETGDDRFAFKYFHTGMWLSCEESMEGPEEKCRSFIELSPPAERGILWLSLGSEMLYISLLLISFILLMVEMLHTGNPVCGLKLNAFAAVSSVLSGLLGMVAHMMYTQVFQATVNLGPEDWRPHSWDYGWAFYMAWASFTCCMASAVTTLNTYTKTVLEFKRNHIKGYDGSFKDQPQHHQCFLQQQISSYYEPHDKPLHSVSEGVDFYSELQQKVLQREPELELDEVLGQTIGEDRC; from the exons ATGTCCCCAGCTGAG ATGGAGCTGCTGAAGGGATTTCCATGGAGCCGTGCTTTCCTGGCTGTCATCCTGAACCTGCTGGCTCTCAGCCTCTCCACCACCGCCTTGCTCGGCAGCTACTGGTGCACCGGGACCCAGAAAGTGCCCAAGCCTTTGTGTGGGAAGAGCAAAGCCACCAAGTGCATTGGTGTCCCCATGCTGCCTGATGCAGGTGCTAGCAATGTTTCATCCCAGGATGTGGTGCACTACAGCTGGGAGACCGGGGATGACCGCTTTGCCTTCAAATACTTCCACACGGGGATGTGGCTTTCCTGCGAAGAGAGCATGGAAGGGCCAG AAGAGAAATGCCGTAGCTTTATTGAGCTTTCACCACCAGCAGAGAGAG GAATCCTGTGGCTGTCGCTGGGATCAGAGATGCTGTACATCAGCTTGCTGCTCATCAGCTTCATCCTCCTGATGGTGGAAATGCTGCATACTGGCAATCCGGTCTGTGGGCTGAAGCTCAACGCCTTTGCTGCTGTCTCCTCGGTGCTGTCAG GTCTCCTTGGGATGGTGGCACACATGATGTACACTCAAGTCTTCCAGGCAACGGTTAATCTGGGACCGGAGGACTGGAGACCACACTCATGGGACTACGGCTGGGCATTCTA CATGGCCTGGGCATCCTTCACCTGCTGCATGGCCTCTGCCGTCACCACGCTCAACACCTACACCAAGACGGTGCTGGAGTTCAAAAGGAACCACATCAAGGGCTACGACGGGAGCTTCAAGGACCAGCCTCAGCACCACCAGTGCTTCCTACAGCAGCAGATAAGCAGCTACTACGAGCCCCACGACAAGCCCCTCCATTCAGTCTCTGAGGGAGTCGACTTCTActctgagctgcagcagaaggTGCTACAGCGGGAaccagagctggagctggatgAGGTCTTGGGACAGACAATCGGGGAGGATCGCTGTTAG
- the FAM234B gene encoding protein FAM234B: MATVLSRALKLPGKKSPDLGEYDPLTQADSDESEDDLVLNIQKNGGVKNGKSPPEEVQDPDSDVEVGMAKQHTSESTPEGYPAEAAGSLEQKAAPSLMPYLRTAIFLLTVVISMILVLVCAFLIPCPPRDLHNTWNRNLGQGAGGVLSPLELCDVNGDGLPDILIVFTALMNASVMGVSRPSVTVVALSGMNGSTLWSIQLPEETRSVQCKGLSLGAAAEPVCLVTGTSKFLSLLSASTGKTIWTLNSIHLSSGILAAPAATLPDVDGDGIRDIVVLALKETQPDVFFILVSGKTGTALGGPVKYSTNGEGKVIGPEVHITSQGAVYILFGFGNVQAVALRDIFTQARNRDSFPAMPQQEEPEWEKRRSVNLSELIDIYSGGVDFLQTMKTPDTNCSNLLITTKEGLILLRGQDLEPRWTLELQNISSQPVPGYFGADQTLDFMLQAQTGDGNKKVVVIDGKSGLPVWNQELPWQKQQLDALSVMTLDKKSVFLFWADEAQPVLQSLQPGPRPERPGLHHLYLLHPVFPTVLLDLTNATDKVIASAVGINDLQKDAFHITVTTTATSEKQPGFLSVSKLGLKWAMMSQGRMVWLKDTTTPKISRGEVRRFLARLKFVDFPQKL, translated from the exons ATGGCGACGGTGCTGTCCCGGGCGCTGAAGCTGCCGG GAAAGAAGAGTCCGGACCTCGGGGAATACGATCCCCTCACTCAGGCCGACAGTGATGAAAGTGAAGATGACCTGGTACTCAACATCCAGAAGAATGGGGGGGTCAAGAACGGGAAGAGCCCCCCTGAGGAGGTGCAGGACCCTGACTCTGATGTGGAGGTTGGGATGGCAAAGCAGCACACGTCAGAGAGCACACCCGAGGGTTATCCTGCAGAGGCGGCTGGGAGTTTGGAGCAGAAGGCTGCTCCCTCCCTCATGCCATACCTGCGCACAGCGATCTTTTTGCTCACTGTGGTGATCTCGATGATTCTTGTGTTGGTGTGCGCATTTCTAATTCCCTGTCCCCCTAGAGACTTGCATAACACCTGGAACCGCAACCTAGGTCAGGGAGCAG GTGGTGTGTTATCCCCACTGGAGCTGTGTGATGTTAACGGCGATGGGCTCCCTGACATCCTCATTGTCTTCACTGCCTTGATGAATGCTAGCGTCATGG GTGTCTCTAGGCCCTCCGTAACTGTGGTGGCCCTTTCTGGTATGAATGGCAGCACCTTGTGGTCCATCCAGCTTCCAGAGGAGACTCGGAGTGTGCAGTGCAAAGGGCTGTCACTGGGGGCAGCTGCAGAGCCCGTCTGCCTTGTTACAGGAACATCAAAATTCCTCAGCCTTCTCAGTGCCTCCACAG GCAAGACCATTTGGACGCTGAACTCCATCCACCTTTCAAGTGGGATCCTGGCTGCACCAGCTGCAACTCTTCCAGATGTAGATGGAGATGGGATTAGGGATATTGTTGTTCTGGCTCTCAAAGAGACACAG CCTGATGTGTTTTTCATCTTGGTGTCAGGAAAGACTGGGACTGCTTTAGGTGGGCCTGTGAAGTACAGCACCAATGGAGAAGGGAAAGTGATTGGCCCCGAAGTCCATATCACCAGCCAGGGAGCCGTCTACatcctgtttggttttg GTAATGTTCAAGCAGTTGCCCTGAGGGATATCTTTACCCAAGCCAGAAACCGGGATAGCTTTCCTGCAATGCCACAGCAGGAGGAGCCAGAGTGGGAAAAGCGCAGATCTGTCAACCTGTCAGAGCTCATTGACATTTACAG TGGGGGTGTTGACTTCCTGCAGACGATGAAGACACCTGACACAAACTGCAGCAACCTGCTCATCACAACCAAAGAGGGCTTGATCCTACTGCGGGGACAGGACCTGGAGCCCCGCTGGACCCTGGAACTGCAGAACATCAGCAG CCAGCCTGTACCAGGTTACTTTGGTGCTGACCAAACTCTGGACTTCATGCTGCAAGCACAGACCGGAGATGGGAACAAAAAG GTGGTGGTGATAGATGGCAAATCCGGCCTCCCTGTTTGGAACCAGGAACTCCCATGGCAGAAGCAACAACTCGATGCGCTGTCAGTCATGACTTTGGACAAGaagtctgtttttctcttctgggcTGATGAAGCACAGCCTGTGTTACAAAGTTTG CAACCTGGTCCCAGACCTGAGCGCCCAGGGCTGCACCACCTCTATCTCCTCCATCCTGTTTTTCCTACAGTCCTTTTGGACCTCACTAATGCAACAGACAAAGTCATTGCTTCAGCAG TTGGAATTAACGATCTCCAGAAGGATGCATTTCACATCACTGTGACAACAACTGCAACCTCTGAAAAACAGCCAGGATTTCTCTCGGTCAGCAAGCTGGGCCTGAAGTGGGCCATGATGAGTCAAGGTCGAATGGTGTGGCTAAAGGACACCACCACTCCCAAAATCAGCCGTGGAGAAGTGAGGCGATTTCTTGCCCGGCTGAAATTTGTTGACTTTCCTCAAAAG CTATAG
- the GSG1 gene encoding germ cell-specific gene 1 protein isoform X2 has product MELLKGFPWSRAFLAVILNLLALSLSTTALLGSYWCTGTQKVPKPLCGKSKATKCIGVPMLPDAGASNVSSQDVVHYSWETGDDRFAFKYFHTGMWLSCEESMEGPEEKCRSFIELSPPAERGILWLSLGSEMLYISLLLISFILLMVEMLHTGNPVCGLKLNAFAAVSSVLSGLLGMVAHMMYTQVFQATVNLGPEDWRPHSWDYGWAFYMAWASFTCCMASAVTTLNTYTKTVLEFKRNHIKGYDGSFKDQPQHHQCFLQQQISSYYEPHDKPLHSVSEGVDFYSELQQKVLQREPELELDEVLGQTIGEDRC; this is encoded by the exons ATGGAGCTGCTGAAGGGATTTCCATGGAGCCGTGCTTTCCTGGCTGTCATCCTGAACCTGCTGGCTCTCAGCCTCTCCACCACCGCCTTGCTCGGCAGCTACTGGTGCACCGGGACCCAGAAAGTGCCCAAGCCTTTGTGTGGGAAGAGCAAAGCCACCAAGTGCATTGGTGTCCCCATGCTGCCTGATGCAGGTGCTAGCAATGTTTCATCCCAGGATGTGGTGCACTACAGCTGGGAGACCGGGGATGACCGCTTTGCCTTCAAATACTTCCACACGGGGATGTGGCTTTCCTGCGAAGAGAGCATGGAAGGGCCAG AAGAGAAATGCCGTAGCTTTATTGAGCTTTCACCACCAGCAGAGAGAG GAATCCTGTGGCTGTCGCTGGGATCAGAGATGCTGTACATCAGCTTGCTGCTCATCAGCTTCATCCTCCTGATGGTGGAAATGCTGCATACTGGCAATCCGGTCTGTGGGCTGAAGCTCAACGCCTTTGCTGCTGTCTCCTCGGTGCTGTCAG GTCTCCTTGGGATGGTGGCACACATGATGTACACTCAAGTCTTCCAGGCAACGGTTAATCTGGGACCGGAGGACTGGAGACCACACTCATGGGACTACGGCTGGGCATTCTA CATGGCCTGGGCATCCTTCACCTGCTGCATGGCCTCTGCCGTCACCACGCTCAACACCTACACCAAGACGGTGCTGGAGTTCAAAAGGAACCACATCAAGGGCTACGACGGGAGCTTCAAGGACCAGCCTCAGCACCACCAGTGCTTCCTACAGCAGCAGATAAGCAGCTACTACGAGCCCCACGACAAGCCCCTCCATTCAGTCTCTGAGGGAGTCGACTTCTActctgagctgcagcagaaggTGCTACAGCGGGAaccagagctggagctggatgAGGTCTTGGGACAGACAATCGGGGAGGATCGCTGTTAG